In Ancalomicrobiaceae bacterium S20, the following proteins share a genomic window:
- the pabB gene encoding aminodeoxychorismate synthase component I: MLVIDLHGGDNPYALAARLKDLPHLALLESAMRDARLGRWSYLAADPFAVFSARDGRAAWNGIDVPGEPLKALRRAFDVFRHEPRPDIAPFTGGAIGWFGYEFGRSLEELPAPAIPEPAIADLMLGFYDVVVVFDHETGVTRLVSTGLPERNPEARMYRARVRADEFLERLAQAPAPSGRGAAKLAFRSNFERPAYEAAVAKVVDYILAGDIFQANLAQRFSAALPDGFDPFAFYGRLRQANPATFAAFLDFDAVQIASSSPERFLELAGGRVESRPIKGTIRRSPDPAEDAARAAALEGSEKDRAENVMIVDLLRNDLSRVCADCTVEVPVLCGLESYASVHHLVSVVTGRLQPGRDGLDLIAASFPGGSITGAPKIRAMEIITELEGNARGVYCGSIGWLGFDGAMDLNIAIRTVTFRDGEAVFHAGGGITALSDPAAEYDETLAKAERLFRAFEPDR; encoded by the coding sequence ATGCTGGTCATCGATCTCCACGGCGGCGACAATCCTTACGCGCTCGCCGCGCGGCTGAAGGATCTGCCGCATCTGGCGCTGCTCGAAAGCGCCATGCGCGACGCGCGACTCGGCCGCTGGTCCTATCTCGCCGCCGATCCCTTCGCGGTGTTTTCCGCCCGCGATGGCCGCGCCGCCTGGAACGGTATCGACGTGCCCGGCGAGCCGCTGAAAGCACTGCGCCGCGCCTTCGACGTGTTCCGCCACGAGCCCCGCCCCGACATCGCGCCCTTCACCGGCGGCGCGATCGGCTGGTTCGGCTACGAGTTCGGCCGCAGCCTGGAAGAATTGCCGGCGCCCGCGATCCCCGAGCCGGCGATCGCCGATCTGATGCTCGGCTTCTACGACGTCGTCGTGGTGTTCGATCACGAGACGGGCGTGACCCGGCTCGTCTCGACCGGCCTGCCGGAACGCAATCCGGAAGCGCGCATGTACCGCGCCCGCGTGCGTGCCGATGAGTTTCTGGAGCGTCTGGCGCAGGCCCCGGCGCCGAGCGGCCGCGGCGCCGCTAAGCTGGCGTTCCGGTCGAATTTCGAGCGCCCGGCCTATGAGGCGGCGGTCGCCAAGGTGGTCGACTACATCCTCGCCGGCGACATCTTCCAGGCCAATCTGGCGCAGCGCTTCTCCGCCGCACTGCCCGACGGCTTCGATCCTTTCGCCTTCTACGGCCGTCTCCGGCAGGCGAACCCCGCGACCTTCGCCGCCTTCCTCGATTTCGACGCCGTGCAGATCGCCTCGTCCTCGCCCGAGCGTTTCCTGGAACTCGCCGGCGGCCGGGTCGAGAGCCGGCCGATCAAGGGCACGATCCGCCGCTCGCCCGATCCGGCCGAGGATGCGGCCCGCGCGGCCGCGCTCGAAGGCTCGGAGAAGGACCGCGCCGAGAACGTCATGATCGTCGACCTGCTGCGCAACGACCTGTCGCGCGTCTGCGCCGACTGCACCGTCGAGGTGCCGGTGCTGTGCGGGCTCGAATCCTACGCCAGCGTCCATCACCTCGTCTCGGTCGTGACCGGCCGGCTGCAGCCGGGCCGCGACGGGCTCGACCTGATCGCGGCGAGCTTCCCCGGCGGCTCGATCACCGGCGCGCCGAAGATCCGCGCCATGGAGATCATCACCGAACTCGAAGGCAACGCCCGCGGCGTCTATTGCGGCTCGATCGGCTGGCTCGGCTTCGACGGCGCGATGGACCTCAACATCGCGATCCGCACCGTAACGTTCCGGGACGGCGAAGCGGTGTTCCACGCCGGCGGCGGCATCACGGCGCTGTCGGATCCCGCGGCCGAATATGACGAGACGCTCGCCAAGGCCGAACGCCTGTTCCGCGCTTTCGAACCGGACCGGTGA
- a CDS encoding 4-(cytidine 5'-diphospho)-2-C-methyl-D-erythritol kinase, protein MLDKRLPVAAGIGGGSADAAATLRLLDDLLGLDLGLEVLCRLGLALGADVPMCLHGATARVGGIGEDVQHLAPLPEFGLLLVNPGVALATPAVFKILESRHNPRLPLLPERFADCMHLARWLADTRNDLEPPAIRLVPVVAAVHAALAAEADCLFARMSGSGATSFGLFPSRQAAIEAGRRLAVRHPDWWIAADF, encoded by the coding sequence GTGCTCGACAAGCGCCTGCCGGTCGCCGCCGGCATCGGCGGCGGCTCGGCCGATGCCGCTGCGACGCTGCGCCTGCTCGACGATCTGCTCGGCCTCGATCTCGGGCTCGAGGTGCTCTGTCGCTTGGGGTTGGCGCTCGGCGCCGACGTGCCGATGTGCCTGCACGGCGCGACCGCGCGCGTCGGCGGCATCGGTGAGGACGTGCAGCATCTGGCGCCGCTGCCGGAGTTCGGCCTGCTGCTGGTCAACCCCGGCGTCGCGCTGGCCACCCCGGCCGTGTTCAAGATCCTCGAAAGCCGGCACAATCCGCGCCTGCCACTGCTGCCGGAGCGTTTTGCCGATTGTATGCATCTCGCCCGTTGGCTCGCCGACACCCGCAACGATCTCGAACCGCCGGCGATCCGGCTGGTGCCGGTTGTCGCCGCGGTCCATGCCGCGCTGGCGGCCGAGGCGGACTGCCTGTTCGCGCGCATGTCCGGCTCCGGCGCGACCTCTTTCGGCCTGTTCCCGAGCCGGCAGGCCGCGATCGAAGCCGGCCGCCGGCTGGCGGTCCGGCATCCGGACTGGTGGATCGCCGCGGATTTCTGA
- the glyS gene encoding glycine--tRNA ligase subunit beta — translation MPDLLLELFSEEIPARMQRKAADDLKKMITDGLVGAGLVYEGAKAFATPRRLTLHVTGVPVRSPDLKEEKKGPRVGAPEQAIQGFLKGAGIASLAEAEIVSDPKKGDFYVATVTKPGRDAVAIIAELVPQVIRSFPWPKSQRWGTGSLRWVRPLHSIVCTFGPETEEPEIVPFEVEGIRSGNVTYGHRFMAPEAITVKRFEDYEAKLQSAFVVLDADRRKDMILHDAKDLAFAQGLELIEDEGLLEEVAGLVEWPVVLMGSFEEEFLEVPGEVIRATIRANQKCFVLRSHHHQPGGGEGKLANKFILISNIVAKDDGKAIVAGNGRVIRARLSDARHFWLTDLADLPDYAHRATKPLDQRLEKLKALKVVFHEKLGTQWDRIQRIARLAVELAPVVGADPVKAERAAMLAKADLMTEVVGEFPEVQGLMGRTYALRQGEDASVATAIEDHYKPQGPSDRVPTDPVAIAVALADKLDTLVGFWAIDEKPTGSKDPFALRRAALGVIRIVLENGVRLKLTRRLISAGMRVLDRHVILTNAEQARTIRSQLWQAPPTAEAALAIMSKLSDYGINPNWIVENHLTNPIDSLVSFFHERLKVQLRDSGARHDLVDSVLSFSGQDDLVLIVKRVDALAKFLASDDGKNLLAGYNRAANILRAEEKKAGETYTGLPHAHLFEVEEEKALSHAVETAKIAAARAVEAEDFEAAMAALAGLRAPVDAFFDKVLVNAPDAAVRENRLKLLSEIRAACHTVADFGKIGG, via the coding sequence ATGCCCGACCTCCTTCTCGAACTCTTCTCCGAAGAGATCCCCGCGCGCATGCAGCGCAAAGCCGCGGACGACCTGAAGAAGATGATCACGGACGGTCTCGTCGGCGCGGGTCTCGTCTACGAGGGCGCCAAGGCCTTCGCGACGCCGCGCCGGCTGACGCTGCATGTGACCGGCGTGCCGGTCCGCTCGCCGGATCTCAAGGAAGAGAAGAAGGGCCCGCGCGTCGGCGCGCCCGAGCAGGCGATCCAGGGCTTCCTGAAGGGCGCCGGCATCGCCTCGCTCGCCGAGGCCGAGATCGTCTCCGACCCGAAGAAGGGTGACTTCTACGTCGCCACCGTGACGAAGCCGGGCCGCGACGCCGTCGCGATCATCGCCGAGCTGGTGCCGCAGGTGATCCGCTCGTTCCCCTGGCCGAAGTCCCAGCGCTGGGGCACCGGCAGCCTGCGCTGGGTGCGCCCGCTGCATTCGATCGTCTGCACCTTCGGTCCGGAGACCGAGGAGCCGGAGATCGTGCCCTTCGAGGTCGAAGGCATCCGCTCGGGCAACGTCACCTACGGCCACCGCTTCATGGCGCCCGAGGCGATCACCGTGAAGCGCTTCGAGGATTACGAGGCGAAGCTCCAGTCGGCCTTCGTCGTGCTCGACGCCGATCGCCGCAAGGACATGATCCTGCACGACGCCAAGGATCTGGCCTTCGCGCAAGGGCTCGAACTGATCGAGGACGAGGGCCTGCTCGAGGAAGTCGCCGGCCTCGTCGAGTGGCCGGTGGTGCTGATGGGCTCGTTCGAGGAGGAATTCCTCGAAGTGCCGGGCGAGGTGATCCGCGCCACCATCCGCGCCAACCAGAAGTGTTTTGTTCTCCGCTCGCATCACCACCAGCCGGGCGGTGGCGAGGGCAAGCTCGCCAACAAGTTCATCCTGATCTCGAACATCGTCGCCAAGGATGACGGCAAGGCGATCGTCGCCGGCAACGGCCGCGTCATCCGCGCCCGTCTCTCCGACGCGCGCCATTTCTGGCTGACCGACCTCGCCGACCTGCCCGACTACGCGCATCGGGCCACCAAGCCGCTCGACCAGCGGCTGGAAAAGCTGAAGGCGCTCAAGGTCGTCTTCCACGAGAAGCTCGGCACGCAGTGGGACCGCATCCAGCGCATCGCGCGGCTGGCGGTCGAACTGGCGCCGGTCGTCGGCGCCGATCCGGTCAAGGCCGAGCGCGCCGCGATGCTCGCCAAGGCCGATCTGATGACCGAAGTCGTCGGCGAGTTCCCGGAAGTGCAGGGCCTGATGGGCCGCACCTATGCGCTGCGCCAGGGCGAAGACGCCTCGGTCGCGACCGCCATTGAAGATCACTACAAGCCGCAGGGCCCGTCCGACCGCGTGCCGACCGACCCGGTCGCGATCGCGGTGGCACTCGCCGACAAGCTCGACACGCTGGTGGGTTTCTGGGCCATCGACGAGAAGCCGACGGGGTCGAAAGACCCGTTCGCGCTGCGTCGTGCGGCGCTGGGTGTGATCCGGATCGTGCTGGAGAATGGGGTGCGGCTTAAGCTCACCCGTCGCCTAATCTCTGCCGGCATGCGCGTTCTCGACAGGCACGTGATCCTGACAAATGCGGAGCAAGCAAGAACAATTCGATCGCAATTATGGCAGGCGCCTCCTACGGCGGAGGCTGCACTGGCCATTATGAGCAAGCTCTCCGACTATGGAATTAACCCGAATTGGATCGTTGAGAACCATCTAACGAACCCGATCGACAGCCTCGTCAGCTTCTTTCATGAGAGGCTCAAGGTTCAACTAAGGGACTCCGGCGCTCGGCACGACCTTGTTGATTCTGTACTTTCATTCTCTGGCCAGGACGACCTCGTCCTGATCGTCAAGCGCGTCGATGCGCTGGCCAAATTCCTCGCCTCCGACGACGGCAAGAACCTGCTCGCCGGCTACAACCGCGCCGCCAACATCCTGCGCGCCGAGGAGAAGAAGGCGGGCGAGACCTACACCGGTCTGCCGCATGCGCATCTCTTCGAGGTTGAGGAGGAAAAGGCGCTCTCCCACGCGGTCGAGACCGCCAAGATCGCCGCCGCCCGCGCCGTCGAGGCCGAGGATTTCGAAGCCGCGATGGCCGCGCTTGCGGGGCTCAGGGCGCCGGTCGACGCGTTCTTCGACAAGGTGCTGGTCAATGCGCCGGATGCCGCGGTGCGCGAGAACCGCCTGAAGCTGCTCTCGGAAATCCGCGCCGCCTGTCACACGGTCGCCGATTTCGGCAAGATCGGCGGATGA
- a CDS encoding S49 family peptidase → MARDTAKRGGWRDWIPARFRRDLVTVPVVLLDGAIGVRQPFRGSLSIESVADTLETAFEMKRAPAVAIVINSPGGSPVQSRLIFERIRALAEEHDKKVHVVVEDVAASGGYMIACAGDDIIADPSSIVGSIGVVSAGFGFVELIAKLGIERRVHTIGEQKAILDPFRPEKPEEVAHLAALQRDVHEIFVDLVRERRGQRLKHDEDLFDGLFWTARRGLELGLVDELGDLRSAMRARYGDDVRLKLVDEKSGFFLFRGKKPGIRGLGAAGGAIGLVDPEAAIAAVERRLMWSKYGL, encoded by the coding sequence ATGGCGCGCGACACGGCGAAACGGGGCGGCTGGCGGGACTGGATCCCGGCGCGGTTCAGACGCGATCTCGTCACCGTGCCGGTGGTGCTGCTCGACGGCGCGATCGGCGTGCGCCAGCCGTTCCGCGGCTCGCTGTCGATCGAGAGCGTCGCCGACACGCTGGAGACCGCCTTCGAGATGAAGCGGGCGCCGGCGGTGGCGATCGTGATCAATTCGCCCGGCGGCTCGCCGGTGCAGTCGCGGCTGATCTTCGAGCGCATCCGCGCGCTCGCTGAGGAGCACGACAAGAAGGTCCATGTCGTGGTCGAGGATGTCGCGGCCTCGGGCGGCTACATGATCGCCTGCGCCGGCGACGACATCATCGCCGATCCGTCGTCGATCGTCGGCTCGATCGGCGTCGTCTCGGCCGGCTTCGGCTTCGTCGAGCTGATCGCCAAGCTCGGCATCGAGCGGCGCGTCCATACCATCGGCGAGCAGAAGGCGATCCTCGATCCGTTCCGGCCCGAAAAGCCCGAGGAGGTCGCCCATCTCGCGGCGCTGCAGCGCGACGTGCACGAGATCTTCGTCGATCTGGTGCGCGAGCGGCGCGGCCAGCGGCTGAAGCACGACGAGGATCTGTTCGACGGCCTGTTCTGGACCGCCCGGCGCGGGCTCGAACTCGGCCTCGTCGACGAACTCGGCGACCTACGCTCGGCCATGCGCGCCCGCTACGGCGACGACGTGCGGCTGAAGCTCGTCGACGAGAAGAGTGGGTTCTTCCTGTTCCGGGGCAAGAAGCCGGGCATCCGCGGCTTGGGCGCGGCCGGCGGCGCGATCGGGCTGGTCGATCCGGAGGCGGCGATCGCGGCGGTCGAGCGGCGCCTGATGTGGTCGAAGTACGGATTGTGA
- a CDS encoding uracil-DNA glycosylase, with translation MPAERPRFEPAPQPAARPAGMAALPGEEAVVAAREAARSAASLDELRAILERFEGCNLRQTARRLCFADGNPEARVMFVGEAPGRDEDEAGVPFVGRSGQLLDRMLASIGLDRTGAYIANVIPWRPPGNRTPTPQETEICKPFVLRQIELANPDVLVFLGGAAASAIVGTTEGITKLRGRWLKHQVNGREIDALPTLHPAYLLRQPLQKKFAWRDFRQLKAALAKGG, from the coding sequence ATGCCGGCCGAGCGCCCGCGCTTCGAGCCCGCGCCGCAGCCGGCGGCGCGGCCGGCTGGCATGGCCGCCCTGCCCGGCGAGGAGGCGGTGGTCGCCGCCCGCGAGGCCGCGCGCTCGGCCGCGAGCCTCGACGAGCTCCGCGCCATTCTGGAGCGCTTCGAGGGCTGCAACCTGCGCCAGACCGCGCGGCGGCTCTGTTTCGCCGACGGCAATCCGGAGGCCCGCGTGATGTTCGTCGGCGAGGCACCCGGCCGCGACGAGGACGAGGCGGGTGTCCCCTTCGTCGGCCGCTCCGGCCAGTTGCTCGACCGCATGCTGGCCTCGATCGGTCTCGACCGGACCGGCGCCTATATCGCCAACGTCATCCCGTGGCGCCCGCCGGGCAACCGCACGCCGACGCCGCAGGAGACCGAGATCTGCAAGCCCTTCGTGCTGCGCCAGATCGAACTCGCCAACCCGGATGTGCTGGTCTTCCTCGGCGGCGCGGCGGCGAGCGCCATCGTCGGCACGACCGAGGGCATCACCAAGCTGCGCGGCCGCTGGCTCAAGCACCAGGTCAACGGCCGCGAGATCGACGCGCTGCCGACGCTGCACCCGGCCTATCTCTTGCGCCAGCCCTTGCAGAAGAAGTTCGCCTGGCGCGACTTCCGGCAGCTGAAGGCGGCGCTCGCCAAGGGCGGGTGA
- a CDS encoding electron transfer flavoprotein-ubiquinone oxidoreductase: MAETDLPERESMEFDVVIVGAGPAGLAAAIRLKQIAAEKGEDISVVVLEKGSEVGAHILSGAVVDPVGVDRLLPGWREESDHPFKTPVTEDRFLFLGPAGSIRLPNFAMPKLMDNHGNYVVSLGNVARWLAQKAEALGVEIYPGFAASEVLYDDQGRVIGVATGDMGVGRDGAPKDSFTRGMALMGKYVLIGEGARGSLAKQLIAKFGLDKGREPAKFGIGLKELWTVDPAKHKPGLVQHSFGWPLDGKTGGGSFLYHLEDNQIVVGFVVHLNYKNPWLSPFEEFQRFKTHPAIRDVFEGAKRVSYGARAITEGGFQSVPKLTFPGGALIGCSAGFVNVPRIKGSHNAVLSGMQAAEAVAEALAAGRANDEPIAYDKGWRGSDIGKDLHKVRNVKPLWSKFGTLLGIPLGGLDMWTNELFGFSLFGTLKHGKPDHASLAPANLMKPIQYPKPDGKISFDRLSSVFLSNTNHEEDQPIHLKVKDMSTQIADEYGTYAGPSQRYCPAGVYEWVIKDERPTFVINAQNCVHCKTCDIKDPNQNINWTTPEGAGGPNYPNM, translated from the coding sequence ATGGCCGAGACCGATCTGCCCGAACGCGAGAGCATGGAATTCGACGTCGTCATCGTCGGCGCCGGCCCGGCCGGCCTTGCCGCGGCGATCCGGCTGAAGCAGATCGCCGCCGAGAAGGGCGAGGACATCTCGGTCGTCGTGCTGGAAAAGGGCTCCGAGGTCGGCGCCCACATCCTGTCCGGCGCCGTGGTCGACCCGGTCGGCGTCGACCGGCTGCTGCCGGGCTGGCGCGAGGAGAGCGATCATCCGTTCAAGACGCCGGTGACCGAGGACCGCTTCCTGTTCCTCGGCCCGGCCGGCTCGATCCGGCTGCCGAACTTCGCCATGCCGAAGCTGATGGACAACCACGGCAACTACGTCGTGAGCCTCGGCAATGTCGCGCGCTGGCTCGCGCAGAAGGCCGAGGCGCTCGGCGTCGAGATCTATCCGGGCTTCGCCGCCTCGGAAGTACTCTACGACGATCAGGGCCGGGTCATCGGCGTCGCGACCGGCGACATGGGCGTCGGCCGCGACGGCGCCCCGAAGGACAGCTTCACCCGCGGCATGGCCCTGATGGGCAAGTATGTGCTGATCGGCGAAGGCGCGCGCGGCTCGCTCGCCAAGCAGCTCATCGCCAAGTTCGGCCTCGACAAGGGCCGCGAGCCGGCCAAGTTCGGCATCGGCCTCAAGGAGCTGTGGACCGTCGACCCGGCCAAGCACAAGCCCGGCCTGGTGCAGCATTCGTTCGGCTGGCCGCTCGACGGCAAGACCGGCGGCGGCTCGTTCCTCTACCACCTCGAAGACAACCAGATCGTCGTCGGCTTCGTGGTGCACCTGAACTACAAGAATCCGTGGCTGTCGCCGTTCGAGGAGTTCCAGCGCTTCAAGACGCATCCGGCGATCCGCGACGTGTTCGAGGGCGCCAAGCGCGTCTCCTACGGCGCGCGTGCCATCACCGAGGGCGGCTTCCAGTCGGTGCCGAAGCTGACCTTCCCGGGCGGTGCCCTCATCGGCTGCTCGGCCGGCTTCGTCAACGTGCCGCGCATCAAGGGCTCGCACAACGCCGTGCTCTCCGGCATGCAGGCGGCCGAGGCCGTCGCGGAAGCGCTGGCCGCCGGCCGCGCCAATGACGAGCCGATCGCCTACGACAAGGGCTGGCGCGGTTCGGACATCGGCAAGGACCTGCACAAGGTCCGTAACGTCAAGCCGCTGTGGTCGAAGTTCGGGACGCTCCTCGGTATTCCGCTCGGCGGCCTCGACATGTGGACCAACGAGCTGTTCGGCTTCTCGCTGTTCGGCACGCTGAAGCACGGCAAGCCGGACCATGCGAGCCTGGCGCCGGCCAACCTGATGAAGCCGATCCAGTATCCGAAGCCGGACGGCAAGATCTCGTTCGACCGCCTGTCGTCGGTGTTCCTGTCGAACACCAACCACGAGGAGGATCAGCCGATCCACCTCAAGGTCAAGGACATGTCGACCCAGATCGCCGACGAGTACGGCACCTATGCCGGCCCGTCGCAGCGCTACTGCCCGGCCGGCGTCTACGAGTGGGTGATCAAGGACGAGCGACCGACCTTCGTGATCAACGCGCAGAACTGCGTGCACTGCAAGACCTGCGACATCAAGGATCCGAACCAGAACATCAACTGGACGACGCCCGAGGGCGCCGGCGGTCCGAACTATCCGAACATGTGA
- a CDS encoding diguanylate cyclase: MRWGIRIPEKPNGAALAALLLTHVTATVLTYMCTVTTLGEVVIWLPNAVLLAALLHFKGERAWTMAAITFASDFFIGAVRFTVVEGGFYGLTNLVEVAIAYQLMARFGASARLDNIASFGRFVVAGPLVAPIASSIAAALAIHFSGRVDLPVASLTLLWWYGDALGLLIVTPLLLAVLDPPETEPSTTAFDAVVVVATCGVAVLILSGLPTRIIGDVSPTPTALLPAVLFIAARYGPRGTALLVAALSVGTAWSQAAGHAPFGPGETHATVLRIQEFVVTLSIVGMGFALLLAEQRGHARVLEEHVRERTAALEETNRKLSRLSATDGLTGLANRRRFDQTLAEVCAVGRADGEPVAVALIDVDHFKAYNDTYGHLAGDDCLRRIAEDLAAAAQMHGGQAARFGGEEFAIVFSGLSGETAAMIAVDLCRDIRARADVHRASAFGVVTVSIGVAAAIGSAASPARLLERADAALYRAKSAGRSRVEIDRGAQPMLIVQA, from the coding sequence ATGCGTTGGGGGATCCGCATCCCCGAGAAGCCGAACGGAGCCGCGCTCGCTGCTCTGCTGCTCACGCACGTCACGGCCACTGTGCTGACCTACATGTGCACGGTCACGACGCTCGGCGAGGTCGTGATCTGGCTGCCGAACGCCGTCCTGCTCGCAGCACTCCTGCACTTCAAGGGTGAGCGCGCCTGGACGATGGCGGCGATCACCTTCGCGTCGGACTTCTTCATCGGTGCCGTCCGTTTCACCGTCGTCGAAGGAGGCTTCTACGGCCTGACCAACCTCGTCGAGGTCGCGATCGCCTATCAGCTGATGGCGCGTTTCGGCGCCTCGGCCCGGCTCGACAACATCGCCTCGTTCGGACGCTTCGTGGTCGCCGGCCCGCTGGTCGCGCCGATCGCCAGCTCGATCGCGGCAGCGCTGGCCATCCATTTTTCCGGCCGGGTCGATCTGCCCGTCGCCTCGCTGACGCTGCTGTGGTGGTACGGCGACGCGCTCGGCCTGCTGATCGTCACGCCGCTGCTGCTCGCGGTCCTCGATCCGCCAGAGACCGAGCCGAGCACCACCGCCTTCGATGCGGTGGTGGTGGTCGCGACCTGCGGGGTCGCGGTGCTGATCCTATCGGGTCTACCGACGCGGATCATCGGCGACGTGTCGCCGACCCCGACCGCGCTGCTGCCGGCCGTGCTGTTCATCGCGGCGCGCTACGGGCCGCGCGGCACGGCGCTGCTCGTCGCGGCGCTGTCGGTCGGCACGGCGTGGTCGCAAGCGGCCGGACACGCGCCGTTCGGGCCCGGCGAGACGCATGCGACGGTCCTGCGCATTCAGGAGTTCGTGGTCACGCTGTCGATCGTCGGCATGGGCTTCGCCCTGCTGCTCGCCGAGCAGCGGGGGCACGCACGGGTGCTCGAGGAGCACGTGCGCGAACGCACGGCGGCGCTCGAGGAGACCAACCGCAAGCTCTCCCGGCTGAGTGCGACCGACGGCCTGACCGGCCTCGCCAACCGGCGCCGCTTCGATCAGACGCTGGCCGAGGTCTGCGCGGTCGGCCGCGCCGACGGGGAGCCCGTCGCCGTGGCGCTGATCGACGTCGACCACTTCAAGGCCTACAACGACACCTATGGCCACCTCGCCGGCGACGACTGCCTGCGACGCATCGCGGAGGATCTGGCTGCCGCCGCGCAGATGCACGGGGGGCAGGCGGCGCGTTTCGGCGGCGAGGAGTTCGCCATCGTGTTCAGCGGGCTTTCCGGCGAGACGGCGGCGATGATCGCGGTCGATCTCTGCCGCGACATCCGCGCCCGCGCAGACGTGCATCGGGCCTCGGCCTTCGGCGTCGTGACGGTCAGTATCGGCGTGGCGGCCGCCATCGGCAGTGCGGCGAGCCCGGCGCGGCTGCTCGAGCGCGCCGATGCCGCGCTCTATCGGGCCAAGAGCGCCGGCCGTAGCCGCGTCGAGATCGACCGCGGGGCGCAGCCCATGCTGATCGTCCAGGCGTGA
- a CDS encoding NAD-dependent epimerase/dehydratase family protein: MEGVGVVVLGYGPVGRSLTERLAAVGARVTVVQRHSPEGLPRGVTYRKGDVFDAASLRSATKGADTLISTIGLPYRTAIWQTQWPKAMEAMLEAAEAASARFIFADNLYMYGPFDGPLTEDLPMRPVGPKGRVRAEITEMWQEAHAKGRVLATAVRAPDFYGPFALSSWLGDPTVGRLAQGRAAQWIGSPDVPHDYAYVADFARALESLLGAPDSAYGQAWHVPNAPTRTSRELIALTAEILGVPARVRSLPAFLLPIAGLFRPDLAEIEELRHQFREPLIVDGSKFARHFWNDPTPFETGLRTTAAWFRHRVRT, encoded by the coding sequence ATGGAAGGCGTCGGCGTGGTGGTGCTCGGTTACGGCCCGGTCGGACGGTCGCTGACCGAACGACTCGCGGCGGTCGGCGCGCGCGTCACCGTGGTGCAGCGCCACTCGCCGGAAGGACTGCCGCGCGGCGTCACCTATCGCAAGGGTGATGTCTTCGACGCGGCATCGCTGCGTTCGGCGACCAAGGGTGCCGATACGCTGATCTCGACCATCGGCCTGCCGTACCGCACCGCGATCTGGCAGACGCAGTGGCCGAAGGCCATGGAGGCGATGCTGGAGGCCGCAGAGGCCGCGAGCGCCCGCTTCATCTTCGCCGACAATCTCTACATGTACGGCCCCTTCGACGGTCCGCTGACGGAGGATCTGCCGATGCGGCCGGTCGGCCCGAAGGGGCGCGTCCGCGCCGAGATCACCGAGATGTGGCAGGAGGCCCATGCCAAGGGCCGGGTGCTCGCGACCGCGGTCCGGGCGCCGGACTTCTATGGCCCGTTCGCCCTGTCGTCCTGGCTCGGCGACCCGACCGTCGGACGCCTCGCGCAGGGCAGGGCGGCCCAGTGGATCGGCTCGCCCGACGTGCCCCACGACTACGCCTATGTCGCCGATTTCGCTCGCGCGCTCGAGAGCCTGCTCGGCGCGCCGGACAGCGCCTACGGTCAGGCCTGGCACGTGCCCAACGCGCCGACCCGCACCTCGCGCGAACTGATCGCGCTGACCGCCGAGATCCTCGGCGTGCCCGCGCGGGTCCGCAGCCTGCCGGCCTTCCTGCTGCCGATCGCCGGTCTGTTCAGGCCCGATCTCGCCGAGATCGAGGAACTGCGACACCAGTTCCGCGAGCCGCTGATTGTCGACGGATCGAAGTTCGCCCGGCACTTCTGGAACGACCCGACGCCGTTCGAGACCGGGCTGCGGACCACGGCCGCGTGGTTCCGCCACCGCGTGCGGACCTGA
- a CDS encoding DedA family protein, with translation MDISVDSILQFIEAHHEWAGVVFGLMAFGESLAFIGVLIPATTVMIAAGTLVGTGVLPFFDVFVGGTIGAVLGDGISFWVGRWLGPRAHDIWPFRRHPELLAAGERVFSRWGWAAVFFGRFIGPLRASVPLAAGILAMPHWPFQFFNTLSAIAWIPVLVAPGAAASIVYQLVGEGHVWEAGTIGILLLVGLAAAWWLIRRKAPALARGEQDETNGR, from the coding sequence TTGGATATCTCCGTCGATTCGATTCTGCAGTTCATCGAGGCCCATCACGAGTGGGCCGGCGTGGTGTTCGGCCTGATGGCCTTCGGCGAGTCGCTCGCCTTCATCGGCGTGCTGATCCCCGCGACCACCGTCATGATCGCCGCCGGCACGCTGGTCGGAACCGGCGTGCTGCCGTTCTTCGACGTTTTCGTCGGCGGCACCATTGGCGCGGTACTCGGCGACGGCATCTCGTTCTGGGTCGGCCGCTGGCTCGGACCCCGGGCGCATGACATCTGGCCGTTCCGCCGCCATCCGGAGCTGCTCGCCGCCGGCGAGCGCGTATTCTCGCGCTGGGGCTGGGCGGCGGTGTTCTTCGGCCGCTTCATCGGCCCGCTCAGGGCGAGCGTGCCGCTCGCCGCCGGCATATTGGCCATGCCGCATTGGCCGTTCCAGTTCTTCAACACGCTCTCGGCGATCGCGTGGATCCCCGTGCTGGTCGCGCCGGGGGCCGCCGCGAGCATCGTCTACCAGCTGGTCGGCGAGGGCCATGTCTGGGAGGCCGGCACGATCGGCATTCTGCTGCTCGTCGGCCTCGCCGCTGCCTGGTGGCTGATCCGCCGAAAGGCGCCCGCCTTGGCGCGTGGAGAACAAGACGAGACGAACGGTCGCTGA